In the genome of Dyadobacter fermentans DSM 18053, the window ATCTGAAACATCAGCAGCATGCCTACCTGGGCTTTATGTACGTCGAGCCGGAGTACCGCGGACGTGGCGTTAACCGTAAAATCATCGAGGCACTTCGACAATGGGCCATTGCCCGAAACATCAATGAGTTGCGCCTGGATGTATATGAGGAAAATATTGCGGCCATTAAGGCCTACGAGAAAGCAGGCTTTGTCAAGCACCTGGTAGCCATGCGCAGAAGTACTGGCAAAGATTGAGAGAGGTGTTTTTGTGAG includes:
- a CDS encoding GNAT family N-acetyltransferase; the protein is MLEILVRTAMLSDLPVLRIFEQGVIAAERPFNPQIQKDPVHYYDIEELVSAPHIEIVVAETDGRLVGSGYARIEQARHYLKHQQHAYLGFMYVEPEYRGRGVNRKIIEALRQWAIARNINELRLDVYEENIAAIKAYEKAGFVKHLVAMRRSTGKD